The Actinomadura sp. WMMB 499 genome includes a window with the following:
- a CDS encoding RHS repeat-associated core domain-containing protein: protein MFGKMAGDFFPAPKRRNPGDNGPTPPRTGRTNPGPGGSPPGGRRNGSEQSRARPTNRTPSGGDPIGIVTGDVLLSQVDVSLSGVLPLILERTHVSSFQAGRWFGTSWGSTLDQALELDSEGVHFIGADASVRTYPQRPVPNVAFMPGAGPRHPLVLTSAGGYTVTDPYAGRTLHFPAPGEETGWSRLPLTAITDRNGNRIDFLYEEQALTEVRHSGGYQILVDTAPTGDGDRRVTALRTPDGTTPVRFGYDDAGDLTEVYDASGVPQRFTYDAEHRLTGWVDRNEHWYRYTYDERGRAVRGEGSGGVLNTMFVHEPDKRRTLVSDALGNTTVHRYNEYDQIVEETDPLGNVTRSEWDEYDRLLSRTDPLGHTTRFAYDERGNLTDVRYPDGTSGATEFNEFNLPVRRVRPDGRQWAWEYDERGNLARETDPAGAVTTFSHGERGGLVSVTDALGATTRAELDAAGLPTTIIDASGGTSRRVYDAMGRLTGHTDPTGARTTFAWTVEGRPASVTRPDGTVERWRYDGEGNAIEHTDASGGTTRTEYGPLDQPTAVIRPDGSRLAFTHDAERRLATVTNDAGLTWCYTYDPAGRLTAETDFNGRTIAYVLDAAGRLTSRTNGAGQTVAYTRDPLGNTIEKTSGDQVTAFAYDPLGRLIEATGPGGALRLERDALGRVTAETTGGATTAYSRDPLGRVIRRRTPSGAEAVWAYTPTGLPARLATGGQTLTFTHDLAGRETGRRIGASAAMSQQWDSLGRLTAQTLWGAPTSAGDQARLLQHRTYAYRPDGNLTGVTDSLSGDRAYALDTRGRITAVTAHGWTERYTYDGSGNLAHADHPAPDPDAAESGVREYDGTLVRRAGRTRYEHDAQGRIVLRERVTLSGKRRTWRFHWDADDRLTAVETPGGSHWRYHYDPLGRRIAKHQYAPDGGTRLQSYAYAWDGTRLAEQTHHIHARDRPRRITTWTYEPGTHKPLTQTERHSATAPQEWIDQRFHAIVTDLVGTPAELVDPGGAVTPARTSAWGAPATDTPSPCPLRMPGQYHDPETGLHYNFRRYYDPANAGYLSPDPLGLAPQPNPHAYVPNPTTWLDPLGLTPHNYGGSSGQPRVPWTSTGQYDADGHPIDGTKLPTDDALTAAERWVGPGYSEPVPGSGRFVSADGTRVARMGESDITGRHGGGPHMNFEGLAPNPRRPDRMQVIENRHIYID, encoded by the coding sequence CGGGACGTCCTGGGGTTCGACCCTCGACCAGGCGCTCGAACTCGACAGCGAGGGCGTGCACTTCATCGGCGCGGACGCATCCGTCCGGACCTATCCGCAGCGCCCGGTGCCGAACGTGGCGTTCATGCCGGGCGCCGGGCCACGGCATCCGCTCGTCCTGACCTCCGCCGGCGGGTACACCGTCACCGACCCGTACGCGGGCCGCACGCTGCACTTTCCCGCGCCGGGTGAGGAGACGGGATGGTCGCGGCTACCGCTGACGGCGATTACCGACCGCAACGGCAACCGCATCGACTTCCTGTACGAGGAGCAGGCGCTCACCGAGGTGCGGCACTCGGGCGGCTATCAGATCCTGGTCGACACCGCCCCGACCGGTGACGGCGACCGCCGCGTCACCGCGCTGCGCACACCGGACGGGACGACGCCGGTGCGGTTCGGCTACGACGACGCGGGCGACCTGACCGAAGTCTACGACGCCTCCGGTGTTCCGCAGCGGTTCACCTACGACGCCGAGCACCGGCTGACCGGATGGGTGGACCGCAACGAGCATTGGTACCGGTACACCTACGACGAGCGGGGCCGCGCCGTCCGCGGTGAGGGCTCGGGGGGCGTCCTGAACACCATGTTCGTCCACGAGCCCGACAAGCGCCGCACCCTGGTCTCCGACGCGCTCGGGAACACGACCGTCCACCGGTACAACGAGTACGACCAGATCGTCGAGGAGACCGACCCGCTCGGCAACGTCACCCGCTCCGAATGGGACGAGTACGACCGGCTCCTCTCGCGCACCGACCCGCTCGGCCACACGACCCGGTTCGCTTACGACGAGCGTGGCAACCTCACCGATGTCCGGTATCCCGATGGCACTTCCGGCGCGACCGAGTTCAACGAATTCAATCTGCCCGTCCGCCGCGTCCGGCCCGATGGGAGGCAGTGGGCCTGGGAGTACGACGAGCGCGGCAATCTCGCCCGGGAGACGGACCCGGCGGGGGCGGTCACCACCTTCTCCCACGGCGAGCGAGGTGGCCTGGTCTCGGTCACCGATGCGCTCGGCGCCACCACCCGCGCCGAACTCGACGCCGCCGGCCTGCCCACCACCATCATCGACGCGTCCGGCGGCACCTCTCGCCGCGTTTACGACGCGATGGGACGGCTCACCGGCCATACCGATCCGACGGGCGCACGCACCACCTTCGCCTGGACGGTCGAGGGGCGGCCCGCCTCGGTGACGCGGCCCGACGGGACGGTCGAGCGGTGGCGGTACGACGGCGAGGGCAACGCGATCGAGCACACCGACGCGTCCGGTGGGACGACCCGCACCGAATACGGCCCGCTGGATCAGCCGACGGCCGTGATCCGGCCGGACGGGTCCCGGCTGGCGTTCACCCACGACGCCGAGCGGCGCCTTGCCACCGTCACCAACGATGCGGGCCTGACCTGGTGTTACACCTACGATCCGGCGGGACGCCTGACCGCTGAGACCGACTTCAACGGCCGCACCATCGCCTACGTCCTCGACGCCGCGGGGCGCCTGACGTCCCGCACCAACGGCGCCGGCCAGACCGTCGCCTACACCCGCGATCCCCTCGGGAACACCATCGAGAAGACCAGCGGTGACCAAGTCACCGCCTTCGCCTACGACCCGTTGGGCCGCCTGATCGAGGCCACCGGCCCCGGCGGCGCGCTGCGCCTGGAACGCGACGCGCTCGGCCGCGTCACCGCCGAGACCACCGGCGGCGCCACCACCGCCTACTCCCGCGACCCGCTCGGCCGCGTGATCCGCCGCCGCACCCCATCCGGCGCCGAAGCCGTCTGGGCCTACACGCCCACCGGACTGCCCGCTCGGCTGGCCACGGGCGGCCAGACCCTCACCTTCACCCACGACCTCGCGGGCCGCGAGACCGGCCGCCGCATAGGCGCCTCGGCGGCCATGTCCCAGCAGTGGGACTCCTTGGGCCGCCTCACCGCCCAGACTCTGTGGGGTGCTCCCACGTCCGCCGGCGACCAGGCGCGGCTGTTGCAGCACCGCACCTACGCCTACCGCCCCGACGGGAACCTTACCGGCGTCACCGACAGCCTCAGCGGCGACCGCGCTTACGCCCTCGACACTCGGGGCCGCATCACGGCCGTCACCGCCCACGGCTGGACCGAGCGCTATACCTACGATGGCAGCGGCAACCTCGCCCACGCCGACCATCCGGCCCCCGACCCGGACGCGGCCGAGAGCGGGGTTCGCGAATACGACGGCACGCTTGTGCGGCGTGCCGGGCGCACCCGCTACGAGCACGACGCCCAGGGACGCATCGTCCTGCGCGAACGCGTCACCCTGTCCGGCAAGCGCCGCACCTGGCGGTTCCACTGGGACGCCGACGACCGGCTCACCGCCGTCGAAACCCCCGGCGGCTCACACTGGCGATACCACTACGACCCGCTGGGCCGCCGCATCGCCAAGCACCAGTACGCGCCCGACGGCGGCACCCGCCTCCAGAGCTACGCCTACGCCTGGGACGGCACCCGCCTCGCCGAACAGACCCACCACATCCACGCCCGGGACCGCCCGCGCCGCATCACCACCTGGACTTATGAGCCAGGCACCCACAAACCCCTGACCCAGACCGAGCGCCACTCCGCGACCGCGCCGCAGGAGTGGATCGACCAGCGGTTCCACGCCATCGTCACCGACCTGGTCGGCACCCCGGCCGAACTCGTCGATCCGGGCGGGGCCGTCACGCCCGCCCGCACCAGCGCGTGGGGAGCACCGGCGACCGACACCCCGTCCCCCTGCCCCCTGCGCATGCCCGGCCAGTACCACGATCCCGAGACCGGCCTCCACTACAACTTCCGCCGCTACTACGACCCCGCCAATGCCGGATACCTCTCGCCCGACCCACTCGGCCTGGCACCGCAACCCAACCCGCACGCCTATGTCCCCAACCCCACCACCTGGCTCGACCCTCTCGGCCTCACCCCGCACAACTACGGCGGGAGCAGCGGGCAGCCCCGCGTCCCGTGGACGTCGACCGGCCAGTATGACGCGGACGGGCATCCCATCGACGGGACGAAGCTGCCCACCGACGACGCGCTGACCGCGGCGGAGCGCTGGGTGGGCCCCGGGTACAGCGAGCCGGTCCCCGGCTCCGGCAGGTTCGTGTCGGCGGACGGAACCCGGGTCGCGAGAATGGGGGAAAGCGACATCACCGGTCGGCACGGCGGTGGCCCGCACATGAACTTCGAAGGGTTGGCGCCCAACCCGCGAAGACCCGACAGGATGCAGGTCATCGAGAACCGGCACATCTACATCGACTGA